The Eleginops maclovinus isolate JMC-PN-2008 ecotype Puerto Natales chromosome 6, JC_Emac_rtc_rv5, whole genome shotgun sequence DNA segment AATTCAAGCCCAGTCAAACACCATCAGCATTTAATCCAAATGGAAGCATTTCAATTCTGCTTTTCATCTGCTCCCTTTCAGGTATGTGTGACCGATGAGTTCAGGGGCCTGTCGAAGGATCAGCTGGTGAGGCTGCTGAGAAGTGAAGAGCTGAGGATCGAGGATGAGTACCAGGTGTTCACGGTAGCCATGGACTGGGTCCTCCAAGACGTGGCAAAGAGGAAAAAGCACGTAGTGGAGGTGTTGGAGCCAGTCCGATTCCCTCTGCTGTCCCCACAGAGACTGTTCAAGTACATAGAGGGTGAGGCAAATTCAATTTGGCACCCCGATGTTTATATCTTACACATGTAGTGATGTAGTATTCACAATATTGTTGTAAAGTTGATTGAGAGCCACAACGTCTTGAAATGTTTCCTAAAGGTATTACCGACTTCAGCCTGCGGGTGGCACTGCAGACTCTTCTTAAAGAATACACTGAAGTCACAAAGTCTCCCAAAGAGAATAAGATGTACAGCCAGCTCCAACCAGCCAAGATGAGACCCAGAAGGAAAGCCCGGAAATACCTGTATGCTATAGGTGCGGTTTCAAATCACTTTTTCTTAACATGGAAAATTCACATGATGGTTGCTCCAAATAAGAAACGCCAGAGAAAGAGATTTTTGATTCTGAAATGCCATGTAATCTTTGTATTTGTGTCCAGGGGGCTACACTCGGCTGCAGGGCGGCCGCTGGAGTGACAGCCGGGCGTTGAGTTGTGTGGAGCGTTTCGACACCTTCAACCAGTACTGGACTACCGTGTCGTCCCTGCACCAGGCCCGCAGCGGGCTGGGGGTGGCTGTGTTGGAGGGCATGATCTACGTGGTGGGAGGTGAGAGAGCAGTTTCAAGCCGAGTTAAATAACTTCAACAGTCTTCAGTctgtaagaaaaaaatctgtgtttccCTAGGAGAGAAAGACTCAATGATCTTCGACTGCACTGAGAGGTACGACCCGGTGACCAAGCAGTGGGCCGCAGTGGCGTCTTTGAACTTTCCGCGCTGTGGGGTCGGCGTCTGCCCCTGTCACGGAGCTCTGTATGCACTTGGTAAATGACACAGTAGAACCTTGTTTGTATAACACACAATGTCACAAGTGAAAATCAGATTACTAGTCCTGTAGCTGTTCTTGGtgatatcaaatgtatttgcaaaACTCTAGGTAAATGGATACAAACGGGTATGCTCCAAGATACAAAAACAGAGGGCCTGATAAATGCTgttcaaaacaaagacagaaatagacCAAAAGGAGGACTCTTAAAAAGGCCCTTTTATgctgtttggggttttcccttttcctgtagtgtgttatatagttttttgtgcaggtaaatggtctgcaaaggctaaaattacAAAGTTCCCTGCAGAGGGAGTTAACAGAAGGGgcatcaaatacaaatatgagcctggaaatttgcataatagggcctcttaaatCCTTAAACTGAAACAATTAAGAAAAAAGCTAAGATTTTGGaggaaaaaatgttttggtaaataaaatacaagcatTGACAAAGCTGGATTGGGTTATACAGTCACataacatgaaaaaaaatacataggGCAATATAAAGCTGTACATATTCAACCAAATTATGTTGTccaatgacaataaataaataacaagtgCAGTCTGGGAAACATCGGAAAAAGCACAGGCTGATGGTATTCCTGTCCTCCTGTAGGGGGTTGGATCGGCTCCGAAATCGGGAAGACGATGGAGCGATACGACCCGGAGGAGAACCGCTGGGAGGTGATCGGAAGCATGGCTGTCCCTCGGTACTACTTCGGCTGCTGTGAGCTACAAGGTGTGTTCCTAATCTTGTTTTCGTGTACAATGCCACTTACCCTATCACTGAAGTGTGCAGTGTATTTCTTTAATTCTCCTTCCAGGCTTTATTTATGTGATTGGAGGCATCAGTGACGAGGGAATGGAGCTGCGTTCAGCTGAGGTGTACGACCCTATCTCCCGCCGATGGAGCGCCCTCCCCGTCATGGTCACACGTCGGGCCTACGTGGGCGTTGCCTGCCTCAATAACTGCATTTACGCCGTGGGCGGCTGGAACGAGGCGCTGGGGGCACTGGAGACGGTGGAGAAGTACTGTCCAGAGGAGGTGAAGTGGGAAGAATTCATTTTCAGTCATACCTTAAAAAACGATTGGAGTAAACTTTCTTAATTTCGGGCCTAacaaatctttcttaaatatgACTTAAGATGTCTTGAAATGAATG contains these protein-coding regions:
- the ipp gene encoding actin-binding protein IPP → MSSTSMSASTGCGGGDAAAAMATQALEQALLASDHYARLILAQMNKMRLRTDFCDVGLKVGSRVFMVHRLVLAASSPYFSALFSGGMREADKEEVQILGVETQVFEILLDFIYTGVISVTVENVQELMVAADMLQLNEVVSICGEFLKGHMDPSNCVGIFQFLEQIACMEMLEFTENYIHVHFLEVCVTDEFRGLSKDQLVRLLRSEELRIEDEYQVFTVAMDWVLQDVAKRKKHVVEVLEPVRFPLLSPQRLFKYIEGITDFSLRVALQTLLKEYTEVTKSPKENKMYSQLQPAKMRPRRKARKYLYAIGGYTRLQGGRWSDSRALSCVERFDTFNQYWTTVSSLHQARSGLGVAVLEGMIYVVGGEKDSMIFDCTERYDPVTKQWAAVASLNFPRCGVGVCPCHGALYALGGWIGSEIGKTMERYDPEENRWEVIGSMAVPRYYFGCCELQGFIYVIGGISDEGMELRSAEVYDPISRRWSALPVMVTRRAYVGVACLNNCIYAVGGWNEALGALETVEKYCPEEEKWMEVASMSTARAGVSVSAVNGLLYAVGGRAASRDFSAPVTVDSVEIYDPHLDTWTEVGNMITSRCDGGLAVL